A portion of the Scylla paramamosain isolate STU-SP2022 chromosome 32, ASM3559412v1, whole genome shotgun sequence genome contains these proteins:
- the LOC135089360 gene encoding E3 ubiquitin-protein ligase Nedd-4-like isoform X7: MQDLEIVVVNFGTNAPIYTEAVFPDPEVRSIAAEKEDKDRQRRREARRRAREEQRNVNTTTISRTVRRTTRTSATHSNTVCTTESSSRSSNVSSNTASTSGQLSQTQATNSESDSDSDSDLDLENAPQNFPEGQAGNSRDNSEEEWITCSIPRNSNEQVQISVHSQQGTATTSSSQHLTVPQPTRRRIGPKRFRWFSRNVPLANQNRHHPDEDIEECWLSPEPSPHQSPIRTPAVERLAKKWRNKSLPVVLNGCNTCRGDVAIHSHQRPRLIQALFQQPQNQTTSSNDEMLPRGWTSQVAPNGRVFFIDHINKQTTWIDPRSGMPSSPPNQRHANNLKHEDELGPLPEGWEQRVHTDGRIFFIDHKKRTTTWEDPRLLNPAIAGKAIPYSRDYKQKYEFFKNRLPKPANVPNKFDIKVKRNNILEDSFAIISQVSRVDLLRTRLWIEFEGEVGLDYGGVAREFFFLLSKEMFNPYYGLFEYSATDNYTLQINPYSGMCNEEHLRYFKFIGRVAGMAVYHGKLLDAFFIRPFYKMMLSKPIELKDMESVDSEYYNSLLWIQENDPADLDLTFSVDEETFGRTTSHNLKENGGNIPVTNENKNEYIELVINWRFVQRIHNQMEAFREGFNDVVPISHIKIFDENELELLMCGIVSIDVKDWRSNTVYKGEYHPNHIVIQWFWRVVLSFTNEMRARLLQFVTGTSRVPMNGFKELYGSNGPQLFTIEMWGETKNYPRSHTCFNRLDLPPYQSYHELREKLIKAIEGTVGFAGVD; this comes from the exons ATGCAAGATTtggaaatagtggtggtgaactTTGGGACAAATGCACCCATATACACAGAGGCAGTGTTTCCTGATCCAGAAGTGAGGAGCATAGCTGctgagaaagaggataaagacaGGCAGAGAAGGCGTGAGGCCCGAAGGCGTGCCCGTGAGGAGCAGCGCAATgtaaacaccaccacaatctcCAGAACTGTCAGGAGGACTACCAGAACCTCTGCCACACACTCCAACACAGTCTGCACCACAGAGTCAAGCAGCAGATCCTCCAATGTGTCCTCTAACACTGCCTCCACATCAGGCCAGTTATCCCAGACACAAGCCACCAACTCTGAATCTGACTCTGACTCAGACTCAGACTTAGACTTAGAGAATGCACCACAGAACTTTCCTGAAGGCCAGGCAGGGAACAGCAGAGATAACAGTGAGGAGGAATGGATAACATGCTCAATTCCAAGAAATAGCAATGAGCAGGTACAGATCTCAGTTCACTCACAGCAGGGCacagccaccacctcctctaGTCAACACCTCACTGTCCCACAACCCACCCGGCGCCGCATTGGACCAAAGAGGTTCCGCTGGTTTTCCCGTAATGTCCCATTGGCAAACCAGAACCGCCACCACCCAGATGAAGACATAGAGGAGTGTTGGTTGAGCCCTGAACCATCTCCACATCAGAGTCCCATCCGCACTCCTGCAGTGGAGCGCCTTGCCAAGAAGTGGAGGAACAAGTCACTGCCTGTTGTTCTCAATGGGTGTAACACTTGCCGAGGGGATGTAGCTATTCATTCCCATCAACGGCCTCGACTGATCCAAGCTCTTTTCCAGCAG CCCCAGAACCAGACTACCAGCAGTAATGATGAGATGCTTCCTCGAGGATGGACCAGCCAAGTCGCTCCCAATGGCAGAGTGTTTTtcatag ACCACATCAACAAGCAGACCACCTGGATTGATCCTCGCTCTGGGATGCCAAGCTCGCCGCCCAACCAACGCCACGCTAACAACTTGAAACACGAGGATGAGCTGGGACCACTGCCTGAGGGGTGGGAACAGAGAGTACACACAGATGGACGGATTTTCTTCATTGACCACA AAAAGCGCACAACAACTTGGGAGGATCCACGATTGCTGAACCCAGCCATCGCAGGCAAGGCAATACCATACTCCAGGGACTACAAGCAGAAGTATGAATTCTTCAAGAACAGACTGCCCAAACCG GCTAACGTCCCCAACAAATTTGACATCAAGGTTAAACGTAACAACATTCTTGAGGACTCATTTGCCATCATCAGCCAGGTGTCTCGTGTTGATCTCCTGCGGACCAGACTGTGGATTGAATTTGAAGGGGAG GTTGGTTTGGACTATGGAGGAGTGGCCAGAGAATTCTTCTTCCTGTTGTCAAAAGAAATGTTCAATCCCTATTATGGTCTCTTTGAATATTCAGCCAC GGACAATTACACCCTCCAGATCAACCCTTACTCTGGTATGTGCAATGAAGAGCACCTGCGGTACTTCAAATTCATTGGTCGTGTTGCTGGCATGGCTGTGTACCATGGAAAACTGCTCGATG CCTTCTTCATCCGACCATTTTATAAGATGATGCTATCTAAGCCCATTGAGCTGAAGGACATGGAGAGCGTGGACTCGGAGTACTACAACTCTCTCCTCTGGATCCAG GAAAATGATCCAGCTGACTTAGATCTGACCTTCAGTGTGGATGAGGAAACCTTTGGGAGGACCACATCACACAACCTGAAGGAGAATGGAGGGAACATTCCTGTCACCAACGAGAACAAGAATGAGTACATTGA GCTGGTCATAAACTGGCGCTTTGTGCAACGCATCCACAACCAGATGGAGGCATTCCGGGAGGGCTTCAATGACGTGGTGCCCATCTCCCACATCAAGATTTTTGATGAG AATGAACTGGAGCTCCTCATGTGTGGTATTGTCTCAATTGATGTGAAGGACTGGCGAAGCAACACAGTCTACAAGGGAGAGTATCACCCCAACCACATTGTTATCCAGTGGTTCTGGAGA GTAGTGTTGTCCTTCACTAATGAAATGAGAGCACGCCTACTCCAGTTTGTCACTGGCACCTCACGTGTCCCTATGAATGGATTCAAGGAGTTGTATGGCAGCAATGGGCCTCAACTGTTCACTATTGAGATGTGGGGAGAAACCAAAAACTACCCACGCTCCCACACATG CTTCAACCGTCTGGACCTTCCACCGTACCAGTCCTACCACGAGCTGCGAGAGAAGCTCATCAAAGCCATTGAGGGTACTGTTGGCTTTGCTGGTGTGGACTAA